One part of the Arachidicoccus terrestris genome encodes these proteins:
- a CDS encoding LOG family protein: MRLRNITVFCGSSAGTDCIYQNEAFKLGQTLAQKGVGLVYGGAKVGLMGAVADGALQNKGKVIGVIPRFLQSVEIAHERLTELILVETMHQRKAKMDELSDGIIALAGGFGTLEELFEMLTWGQLGLHKKPVGLLNTDGFYDQLLLLADNMVNKGFLKPINRDMLLVDADIERLLDKMHQYEPPLVGKWVAKNRETLKDKL, from the coding sequence ATGCGTCTCAGAAATATCACCGTTTTTTGTGGTTCCAGTGCGGGAACCGACTGTATTTATCAGAACGAAGCCTTTAAGCTGGGTCAAACCCTGGCTCAAAAAGGAGTGGGGCTGGTCTATGGCGGGGCCAAAGTCGGACTGATGGGAGCAGTGGCTGATGGCGCCCTTCAAAATAAAGGGAAGGTCATTGGTGTCATCCCGAGGTTTCTGCAATCAGTGGAGATCGCGCATGAGCGTTTGACGGAATTGATTTTAGTCGAAACGATGCACCAGAGAAAAGCCAAAATGGATGAGCTGTCCGACGGTATTATCGCGCTGGCCGGTGGATTTGGCACGCTGGAAGAACTCTTTGAAATGCTGACCTGGGGCCAGTTAGGCTTACATAAAAAACCGGTTGGGCTGCTGAACACCGATGGTTTTTACGATCAGTTGCTTTTGTTGGCTGATAATATGGTCAATAAGGGCTTTTTGAAGCCCATCAACAGAGATATGCTTTTGGTAGATGCAGACATTGAGAGACTGCTCGACAAAATGCATCAGTATGAGCCGCCACTGGTTGGTAAATGGGTGGCTAAAAACAGAGAAACACTGAAAGACAAGTTGTAA
- a CDS encoding pyridoxal phosphate-dependent decarboxylase family protein, producing MGAINIEEERDDYNHNNALNFDKQQWNGLLEQVKQAALSYLLQMDKQPVCVDPALPLPQKTGLSQKGLGTENVLKLFKETWTPHLVGSSGPRYVGFVTGGVTPAALAGDWLTSVWDQNTQAVSGQGDVSARLEMATVDLLKELLHLPEDFMGGFVTGATMSNFTCLGTARQWWGAQKGLNIALDGLKENIPVLSATAHSSSIKCLSMLGIGSANLTMVKMSENDREIMDMRDLSQKIISLKGAPFILISSAGTVNTVDFDDFKAIGALKKKFNFWWHVDGAFGGFAACSSAYQHLVAGWEEADSITVDGHKWLNVPYDSGIFFIRKKHHLSAYNTFRNSNAPYLGEIDNDTLLDKMNYLNFLPENSRRFRALPAWFSLMSYGKEGYRQIVENSVERARELSDWIETQPMLRLVAPTRLNNICFTLKDGAPLAVDRFLYKLNSEGDVFMSPTVYKGKKAIRASFVNWQTSRADIRRIEKVIARTLDQL from the coding sequence ATGGGAGCAATTAATATCGAAGAAGAAAGAGATGACTATAATCATAATAATGCACTCAACTTTGATAAGCAGCAGTGGAATGGACTTTTAGAACAGGTAAAGCAAGCAGCTTTGTCGTATCTATTACAAATGGACAAGCAACCGGTCTGTGTGGATCCTGCTTTGCCCCTGCCACAAAAAACCGGGCTTTCTCAAAAGGGCCTGGGAACTGAGAATGTATTGAAGCTTTTCAAAGAAACCTGGACACCGCATCTGGTAGGCTCCAGCGGGCCGCGTTATGTAGGTTTTGTGACCGGTGGCGTGACTCCCGCTGCCTTGGCAGGAGACTGGTTGACCAGTGTCTGGGATCAAAATACGCAGGCGGTATCCGGGCAGGGAGATGTTTCTGCCCGTCTGGAGATGGCAACCGTTGATTTATTAAAAGAACTACTGCATCTGCCCGAGGATTTTATGGGGGGCTTTGTGACAGGGGCAACCATGTCCAATTTTACCTGCCTGGGCACGGCCCGGCAATGGTGGGGAGCACAAAAAGGTCTGAATATAGCGCTGGATGGCCTCAAAGAAAACATACCGGTGCTTTCCGCTACTGCACACTCATCCAGCATCAAATGTCTTTCCATGTTAGGGATCGGCAGTGCGAATCTGACCATGGTCAAAATGTCAGAAAATGATCGGGAGATAATGGACATGAGGGATCTGAGCCAGAAAATAATTTCTTTAAAAGGAGCACCCTTTATATTGATATCAAGCGCCGGTACAGTTAATACGGTGGATTTTGATGATTTTAAAGCCATCGGTGCATTAAAGAAAAAATTTAATTTCTGGTGGCACGTGGATGGTGCATTTGGCGGTTTTGCTGCTTGCAGCTCCGCCTATCAACATTTGGTGGCAGGGTGGGAGGAAGCTGACTCCATTACTGTCGATGGACATAAATGGCTGAACGTTCCCTATGACAGTGGTATATTTTTTATCCGCAAAAAACACCACCTGTCTGCCTACAATACTTTTAGAAACTCAAACGCTCCTTATTTAGGGGAAATTGATAATGACACGCTGTTGGATAAAATGAATTATCTGAACTTTTTGCCTGAGAATTCCAGACGATTTCGGGCGCTGCCGGCCTGGTTCAGCCTTATGAGTTATGGCAAGGAAGGCTACCGGCAAATTGTTGAGAATAGTGTGGAAAGAGCCAGGGAACTCTCCGACTGGATTGAAACACAGCCAATGTTACGTTTAGTGGCGCCTACCCGGCTTAACAATATTTGCTTTACATTAAAGGACGGGGCCCCGCTTGCTGTTGATCGTTTTTTATACAAACTCAATAGCGAAGGCGATGTCTTTATGAGTCCGACTGTATACAAAGGTAAAAAAGCGATCCGGGCTTCTTTTGTTAACTGGCAGACTTCCCGTGCCGACATCCGTCGTATTGAAAAAGTGATAGCTAGAACACTGGATCAACTTTAA
- a CDS encoding ester cyclase gives MKAVQELSVNKAVVLRFNKELMEDCNTEALEKLVADDFINHTAAGTVAKDRQGLMRFITLLHTGFSDFRVEIHEQVEEGDVVASRKTIYARHTGEIMGHAPTGKVVEFKVMDFVRLREGKYIEHWGQNNVMQVIGTL, from the coding sequence ATGAAAGCAGTTCAAGAATTGAGTGTAAATAAGGCAGTGGTGCTGAGGTTCAATAAAGAGTTGATGGAAGATTGTAATACGGAAGCATTAGAGAAGTTGGTGGCTGATGATTTTATCAACCATACGGCTGCCGGCACGGTGGCTAAGGATCGGCAGGGACTGATGCGGTTTATAACGCTCCTGCATACGGGGTTCTCTGATTTCAGGGTGGAAATACATGAACAGGTAGAAGAGGGAGACGTTGTGGCCAGTCGCAAAACAATCTATGCCAGGCATACCGGAGAGATAATGGGACATGCTCCTACAGGCAAGGTCGTTGAATTCAAAGTCATGGATTTTGTCCGGCTCCGGGAGGGTAAATATATTGAGCACTGGGGGCAAAATAACGTGATGCAGGTGATCGGGACCTTGTAA
- the msrB gene encoding peptide-methionine (R)-S-oxide reductase MsrB: protein MENSVTQSGKTTGHENNPYYSRTDTEVLHVSNEEWKKILPPDLYNVAREQGTEAPFKGKYWNSDQIGTYYCAVCGNKLFDSDAKFASSCGWPSFFETARKDAVVYKEDYSHGMHRIEVECGRCHSHLGHIFDDGPAPTHKRYCMNSVSLDFEPHN from the coding sequence ATGGAAAATTCAGTAACACAGTCGGGCAAAACAACCGGGCATGAAAACAATCCTTATTATTCCAGAACGGATACGGAGGTGTTGCATGTCAGTAATGAAGAGTGGAAAAAGATACTGCCACCGGACTTATATAATGTGGCCAGGGAACAGGGGACGGAGGCGCCTTTTAAAGGGAAGTATTGGAATAGTGACCAGATCGGCACCTATTACTGTGCCGTTTGTGGTAATAAACTTTTTGATTCCGATGCAAAATTTGCCAGCTCCTGCGGATGGCCCAGCTTTTTTGAAACAGCCAGAAAGGATGCCGTTGTCTATAAAGAAGATTATTCTCATGGTATGCATCGGATAGAAGTTGAATGTGGCAGATGCCACTCTCATTTAGGGCATATTTTTGATGACGGTCCTGCTCCAACGCACAAAAGGTATTGTATGAACTCTGTCTCACTGGACTTTGAGCCGCATAACTGA
- a CDS encoding GNAT family N-acetyltransferase, whose protein sequence is MAASIPFTLVPFRESDYTDYQSLTTDPRIMEMITGQALDETESRAHFDRVLQQNQIAPGFGNFKIINEDNNAFIGLAKLVLHNPDDREVEIGFMLLETYWGKGIASAATRQLIDFARTKPQLLRVKAILDPLNKASRKILVGEGFVSEFVGEIDGLPGEVMNLVL, encoded by the coding sequence ATGGCAGCATCTATTCCATTTACATTAGTGCCTTTTAGAGAAAGTGACTACACAGACTACCAGTCCCTGACAACTGATCCACGGATAATGGAGATGATCACCGGTCAGGCCCTGGATGAAACTGAAAGCCGGGCGCATTTTGACCGGGTGCTGCAGCAAAATCAAATTGCACCGGGCTTTGGGAATTTTAAAATTATCAACGAGGATAATAATGCATTTATAGGTCTGGCCAAACTGGTACTACATAATCCTGACGATAGGGAAGTAGAGATCGGCTTCATGTTACTGGAAACTTACTGGGGGAAGGGCATCGCTTCTGCGGCAACCCGGCAGTTGATCGATTTTGCCCGGACCAAGCCTCAGCTGCTGCGGGTAAAAGCTATTTTAGACCCCCTGAACAAGGCTTCCAGAAAAATCCTTGTGGGCGAAGGCTTTGTTTCTGAGTTTGTTGGTGAAATAGACGGACTTCCGGGTGAAGTGATGAACCTGGTTCTCTAA
- a CDS encoding isocitrate lyase/PEP mutase family protein, producing MNHLQRAARFKELHYRPGLFVSANAWDAGSARLMEHMGFEAIATTSAGMAFGLAKPDQPGEVSREDAFKNAGQILDSTSLPVSADLMNGFGDHPEDCAITIKLAASAGLSGASIEDATGKAEDPIYAFKYAVERVKAAVNAVKALNRPFILTARAENFLSGRQDLKDTIERLIAFAEAGADVLFAPGLSALEDITAVVKAVQPKPVNVLLSLDQSAYGLKELEAVGVKRVSLGSGLFRAAYGAMQDMASSFLPAEKQPLFSPVKTHGDFNQLFERR from the coding sequence ATGAATCACCTTCAAAGAGCTGCCAGATTTAAAGAATTACATTACCGGCCAGGTCTTTTTGTTTCGGCCAATGCCTGGGACGCAGGATCGGCCCGACTGATGGAGCATATGGGCTTCGAGGCCATCGCTACGACGAGTGCAGGTATGGCTTTCGGTCTGGCTAAACCAGACCAGCCGGGCGAGGTTTCCAGAGAGGACGCATTTAAAAATGCCGGGCAGATACTGGATAGTACCTCACTGCCGGTTTCAGCTGATTTGATGAATGGGTTTGGTGATCATCCGGAGGACTGCGCCATTACGATTAAACTCGCTGCTTCTGCAGGTTTGTCCGGTGCGTCTATAGAAGATGCTACCGGAAAAGCAGAGGATCCGATCTATGCATTTAAGTATGCTGTAGAACGCGTTAAGGCCGCGGTGAATGCCGTAAAGGCGCTGAACCGCCCCTTTATATTGACTGCCAGGGCAGAGAACTTCCTAAGTGGCAGGCAGGACTTAAAGGATACGATAGAAAGACTGATTGCTTTTGCGGAAGCAGGCGCAGATGTATTATTCGCTCCGGGTCTGAGCGCCCTGGAGGATATCACAGCGGTAGTAAAGGCCGTTCAGCCCAAACCTGTCAATGTCTTATTGAGCCTGGACCAGTCTGCGTACGGCCTGAAGGAATTGGAAGCGGTTGGTGTAAAACGGGTAAGCCTGGGTTCAGGTTTATTTAGAGCAGCTTATGGTGCCATGCAGGATATGGCCAGTTCATTTCTGCCGGCCGAAAAGCAACCTCTGTTTAGCCCTGTTAAAACACATGGTGATTTCAATCAACTGTTTGAACGCAGATAA
- a CDS encoding beta-N-acetylhexosaminidase, with the protein MHASSYHLRRLATVSFCILLITQPVLAQTLMTPNYDLIPKPVSLKKSQGNFEIDSTIRIDAPEDWTPTVALLKEKWHLPVKKSPKTPTTAQDRKQITLHKVSDALLFTNIIKSDSYINKNTLKNHIKEAYLLQVDSNTISITASGKEGGIHGLFTLLQLEQLQWNRGKIPAVSIADFPRFTYRGLMLDVSRNFFPPAYIKKLIDVMALYKFNNFHWHLTDGAGWRLEIKKYPLLTSKAAFRPQGPQTAWSKAGRKYAAEGAPGSYGGYYSQAEARDIVRYAAIRGINIIPEIEFPGHAEEVLAAYPFLSATGSAAGVHELNVCSDSTYTFMENVLTEVMDIFPSSFIHIGGDEASKKSWKECEACKVLMKENNITSLEGLQSYGIRRLEKFLSSLHRQLLGWDEITEGGLAPGAAVMVWRNPHTGIEVARKGHYAIMSPGKYLYLDHYQSDPRTEPETIGGYIPLSKVYHFNPLPADSLNKKQTPYLLGVQANLFTEWVPSQEHADYMLFPRALALAEVGWTSYERQDFSDFQRRMQQQYLLLQRASVNYCRPRPVVLHEEKVDQTNDQIRITLSSELYNPSIYYSTNGSNPLANGKLYQDPFYVKGHTLVKAVVKNPDYDSIRIDSFTVDYHHAIGKKVTYNLPYSNRYKAAGAATLTDGITGTLTYSDDRWQGFLGKQMDVTIDMGMATDLKSLDIRYMQLIGPGVYMPRYVEVKLSDDNKNFISEGTVKTTTAVTEKRLGFENYHFDLSGRKARYIRVIAPNYKGFLFTDEIKIY; encoded by the coding sequence ATGCACGCATCTTCCTACCATCTACGCCGGCTGGCAACTGTAAGCTTCTGTATACTGCTCATTACACAGCCAGTCCTGGCACAAACATTAATGACGCCCAATTACGATCTCATCCCAAAGCCTGTCAGCCTAAAAAAGTCCCAGGGAAACTTTGAGATTGATTCAACCATTAGAATAGACGCACCTGAGGATTGGACACCCACCGTTGCCTTACTAAAGGAGAAATGGCATTTACCCGTAAAGAAAAGCCCCAAAACCCCCACTACCGCTCAAGACAGAAAGCAAATAACTTTACATAAAGTTTCAGATGCATTATTATTCACAAATATAATAAAATCAGACAGTTACATTAATAAAAATACATTAAAAAATCACATCAAAGAAGCTTATCTCCTACAGGTGGATTCAAACACAATTTCGATCACAGCTTCAGGTAAAGAAGGTGGCATTCACGGGTTATTTACCTTGCTTCAATTAGAGCAGTTGCAATGGAATAGAGGTAAAATTCCTGCCGTCAGCATCGCTGATTTTCCCCGTTTTACCTACAGAGGATTAATGCTGGATGTATCCCGCAATTTCTTTCCACCGGCCTATATCAAAAAACTGATTGATGTGATGGCGCTCTATAAATTCAATAACTTTCATTGGCATTTAACTGATGGCGCCGGATGGCGCCTGGAAATCAAAAAATACCCCCTGCTAACGTCCAAGGCCGCCTTCAGACCGCAAGGCCCGCAGACGGCCTGGAGTAAGGCGGGGAGAAAATATGCTGCCGAAGGGGCCCCAGGTAGTTATGGCGGTTATTATTCCCAGGCTGAAGCCAGAGATATCGTGCGCTATGCCGCGATCCGCGGCATAAATATTATTCCGGAGATAGAGTTTCCCGGACATGCGGAAGAGGTACTGGCCGCCTACCCATTCCTTTCTGCAACGGGTAGCGCTGCCGGTGTCCATGAGCTAAACGTTTGTAGTGACTCGACCTATACTTTTATGGAAAATGTCTTAACGGAAGTGATGGATATTTTCCCTTCCAGCTTTATACATATTGGTGGCGACGAGGCTTCCAAAAAATCCTGGAAGGAATGCGAAGCCTGTAAGGTTTTGATGAAGGAAAATAATATTACAAGCCTGGAAGGTCTTCAAAGTTATGGAATTAGGCGACTCGAAAAATTTCTCTCGTCCCTCCACAGGCAACTGTTGGGATGGGACGAGATCACAGAGGGTGGCCTGGCGCCCGGAGCCGCTGTGATGGTTTGGCGCAACCCCCATACGGGAATTGAAGTGGCCCGCAAAGGACATTATGCAATCATGTCGCCCGGCAAATATCTGTATCTGGATCACTACCAGTCCGATCCGCGAACAGAGCCAGAAACGATCGGTGGCTATATCCCCCTGTCAAAAGTATATCATTTTAATCCTTTGCCAGCAGATAGTTTAAATAAGAAACAAACTCCCTATTTACTTGGTGTTCAGGCAAACTTATTTACCGAATGGGTACCCAGCCAGGAGCATGCGGATTACATGCTCTTTCCCAGGGCACTGGCGCTGGCAGAAGTCGGCTGGACCTCGTACGAGCGGCAGGATTTCAGTGATTTCCAAAGGCGGATGCAGCAGCAATATTTATTATTACAAAGGGCATCGGTTAATTACTGTAGACCCCGCCCCGTCGTATTGCATGAAGAAAAAGTCGACCAAACGAATGACCAGATAAGAATCACGCTCTCCAGCGAGCTGTACAATCCCTCAATTTATTATTCAACTAATGGCTCTAACCCATTGGCCAATGGTAAATTATATCAAGACCCATTTTATGTAAAAGGGCATACCCTGGTCAAAGCGGTTGTCAAAAATCCAGACTATGATTCTATTCGTATCGATAGTTTCACGGTAGATTATCACCATGCAATTGGCAAAAAAGTGACCTATAACTTGCCTTACTCCAATAGATATAAAGCAGCTGGAGCCGCTACTTTAACGGATGGCATAACAGGCACCTTGACCTATAGTGATGATCGCTGGCAAGGATTTCTTGGCAAACAAATGGACGTAACAATCGATATGGGCATGGCTACGGACCTGAAAAGCCTGGATATTCGATATATGCAGCTCATTGGACCTGGGGTATATATGCCTCGTTATGTGGAAGTTAAGCTGTCTGATGACAATAAAAATTTCATTTCAGAGGGTACTGTTAAGACAACTACAGCCGTGACTGAAAAAAGATTAGGTTTTGAAAATTACCATTTTGACCTGTCTGGGAGAAAAGCCAGATATATCCGGGTGATCGCTCCAAATTATAAAGGATTTCTGTTCACTGACGAAATAAAGATCTACTAA
- a CDS encoding DUF1345 domain-containing protein, with protein MARAEHKRSGSKLSATAKLMISSVLAVAFFFFIPVPPASHVVLSWDTFCLSQLVLLWWSMLKVSSTGIRSEAQRQDGSRVYIFIVSLLAALFSLFSVIQMILSAGSDQLYKALNLSGGIACMVLSWILVHTLFAIRYAHLYYAKDLEKKDKHAGGLDFPSHPEEDTPNWPDFMDFAYVSFTIGMTFQVSDVDITDKHIRKIALIHGLFSFAFNAAIIALSVNIISGLIEQ; from the coding sequence ATGGCAAGAGCAGAACATAAAAGGAGTGGCAGCAAATTATCAGCGACAGCAAAACTGATGATCAGTTCGGTCCTGGCCGTAGCCTTTTTCTTTTTTATTCCGGTTCCCCCTGCCTCGCACGTCGTACTTAGTTGGGATACTTTTTGCCTGAGCCAGCTGGTCTTGCTCTGGTGGTCGATGCTGAAAGTTTCTTCGACTGGCATCCGCAGTGAGGCACAACGCCAGGACGGCAGCAGGGTCTATATCTTTATCGTATCACTGCTGGCGGCATTATTTTCCTTGTTTTCCGTTATTCAGATGATCTTGTCCGCCGGATCAGATCAATTATATAAGGCGCTGAACCTTTCAGGTGGAATAGCCTGTATGGTTCTGTCCTGGATACTCGTACATACTTTATTTGCTATCCGGTATGCACATCTGTATTATGCCAAGGATCTTGAGAAAAAGGATAAACATGCTGGAGGATTGGATTTTCCGAGCCATCCGGAAGAGGATACGCCCAATTGGCCGGATTTTATGGATTTTGCCTATGTTTCCTTCACCATTGGTATGACTTTCCAGGTCTCAGATGTTGACATAACGGATAAACATATCAGAAAGATAGCCCTGATCCACGGGTTATTTTCCTTTGCCTTTAATGCGGCTATAATAGCTTTGAGTGTCAACATCATTTCAGGGCTGATTGAGCAATAA
- a CDS encoding glycoside hydrolase family 88/105 protein, translating to MKSRFLTTATSLGILLSLVLIGCKPAALYQYGAAKNSISSKSIYADMQRAANWQMDSIRHRGWRHPIQNWTSAALYTGLLAWQEVSSDSATLAFLTNIADSLQWKLKSGPDRYHADNYCIGQLYCRLYELHKDPVRIADLKALADTLKNRPHTESLEWKNNIGLREWAWCDALFMGPPPLAMLAKVANDRNYMNLVDKLWWRTSDYLYDKNERLFYRDSRYFTKKEKNGQKVFWSRGNAWVMAGLARVLEYMPEDYWDRRYWVAQFRDMASRISGLQQADGTWHASLLDPASYPGKETSGTAFYCYAMAWGINHGVLDASVYTSTVDRAWEALVGCLHPNGMLGFAQPIGAAPGYVNYDDTELYAVGAFLLAGKEMITLHKKTE from the coding sequence ATGAAAAGCAGATTTTTAACTACAGCCACTTCTTTGGGCATTTTGCTATCACTCGTCCTGATCGGGTGCAAGCCGGCCGCTCTTTATCAATACGGAGCCGCCAAAAACAGCATTAGCTCAAAAAGTATATATGCAGACATGCAGCGTGCCGCTAACTGGCAGATGGACTCAATCAGGCACCGGGGATGGCGTCATCCTATCCAGAACTGGACCAGTGCGGCGCTATACACGGGATTATTAGCCTGGCAGGAGGTGTCAAGCGATTCTGCGACACTGGCATTCTTGACAAACATCGCTGATAGTCTTCAGTGGAAACTTAAATCCGGGCCGGACCGTTATCATGCGGATAATTATTGTATCGGCCAGCTATATTGCAGACTCTACGAATTACACAAGGATCCTGTCAGAATTGCGGATTTAAAAGCATTGGCAGACACGCTAAAAAACAGACCCCATACAGAGTCCCTTGAATGGAAAAATAATATAGGCCTCAGGGAATGGGCTTGGTGTGACGCGCTTTTTATGGGACCACCGCCTTTAGCCATGTTGGCAAAAGTTGCCAATGACCGCAATTATATGAATCTTGTAGATAAATTATGGTGGCGTACATCTGATTACCTGTATGATAAAAATGAGCGACTCTTTTACAGAGACAGCCGTTACTTTACTAAGAAGGAGAAGAATGGACAAAAGGTATTCTGGTCCAGAGGTAATGCCTGGGTGATGGCCGGCCTGGCCAGGGTCCTGGAATATATGCCTGAAGATTATTGGGACAGGAGATACTGGGTGGCGCAGTTCAGAGATATGGCCAGCAGAATTTCCGGGTTGCAGCAGGCGGATGGTACCTGGCATGCCAGTTTACTGGACCCTGCCAGCTATCCGGGAAAAGAGACGAGTGGAACCGCCTTTTATTGCTATGCCATGGCATGGGGCATCAACCACGGTGTACTGGATGCGAGTGTATATACCTCAACAGTTGACAGGGCCTGGGAGGCACTGGTCGGATGCCTGCATCCTAACGGTATGCTGGGATTCGCGCAGCCTATTGGCGCAGCACCGGGATATGTCAATTATGATGATACAGAACTCTATGCTGTAGGGGCTTTTCTGCTGGCTGGGAAAGAAATGATCACCCTGCACAAAAAGACAGAGTAG
- a CDS encoding nucleotidyl transferase AbiEii/AbiGii toxin family protein, which yields MQQDLLTPNSSFLADQSPDLGFMVRAVSPMQVLTEKMLLLHELYQVRDLPARLLPGSSRHLYDIVRLYEQLQSQKAVIDESLYRALRRHRQNWFGRKSTVYRSSTYNKLCFIPPCNLLGLLMDDYRRLRKEVLFDQRLTFPALIGKIQQINASINGIEWPYMIDQTGKAALSGR from the coding sequence GCCGATCAATCACCAGATTTGGGGTTTATGGTCCGGGCAGTCTCCCCGATGCAGGTACTGACCGAAAAGATGCTGCTACTTCATGAGCTCTATCAGGTTCGGGATCTTCCAGCCAGACTTTTACCGGGTTCCTCCAGGCATTTATATGATATTGTCAGACTGTATGAACAATTACAATCGCAAAAGGCTGTTATTGATGAATCTTTATACAGGGCATTGCGACGACATCGTCAGAACTGGTTTGGGAGAAAGTCAACGGTCTACCGTTCCAGCACCTATAACAAGCTTTGCTTTATTCCACCATGCAACCTTTTAGGTCTGTTAATGGATGACTATAGAAGGCTCAGAAAAGAAGTGCTGTTTGATCAACGGCTGACGTTTCCGGCACTAATTGGTAAAATCCAGCAGATCAATGCCAGTATAAATGGTATTGAATGGCCGTACATGATTGATCAAACGGGCAAAGCTGCTCTGTCTGGTCGATAA